Proteins encoded within one genomic window of Polypterus senegalus isolate Bchr_013 chromosome 6, ASM1683550v1, whole genome shotgun sequence:
- the ap5b1 gene encoding AP-5 complex subunit beta-1 isoform X2, producing MLSITSVLISTSCMKQGLGVAERLIEALIQTLQDTNDQKCGVFCRPMRTIACECLREFEVCYPGLLSQKLDILSSLRQHESSPLHQSFSLLYSVALKNAVRWLTLQNNIADRDLKDILVRNEGLAWSATESMLNLLPITTGDVIPVLPYGMEIRELKSVISLLLEESYLLTPVCQASLLRELTQVVAMVQSLSPTIFKSQLLRLFGTVEISLLHAMLQMKGTFTDSLFTAEDENFLLKRLVGMAQHPLLAVPHKRFYIDCILHFPENRPICSSGEENLPVLVTPQMTTLLFPTVFNESHTMLSRFNLLCLVYLEAGNEEDKGAGYMYDHLMALQAVVEHHSSREIAVTFFRSVYIFLYYFYQNEKYPGDLIQSLCQLYRKHCDFAPHFINLAECTQRTLDDSPWPTDLLQAVQILIVQLPQDQLIQSNLTWNLKMLSRIANENRVSQGSTVRFLLNLLLNSGLCTSGNWRIGNSVLTVCRNVLQHPSLDQIFIELADLLQFMMLRFEDLDVQDHARFYYTLLTNLSKDKLASILASGVGASRTKVRSLSSIMAESEELSSSLTVHTTRHPVLQLIKVSADDGSRRQLTDCGEPMEDTPDCDLFKSYCDQFTHLSPVILLNYHLTFVGGVDPTFAKLFCICLHFELTDGNYTPCSEITVPSLFQERNPHLIALTLKPIRPYPTMLKVSAVFTTEDGLSWQTQLNPISVGFSEVFLPLPVPRQWPLHKKLQLFDQMWCFLSSEKLEESATSRFCFEADEQSLQRMIDLHLSMFAISKHPEPEPYKVLVFLPPKFHILLQIQRTEDAVCVSIVTDSWQLLPFINAYLENITSPSGLDSSLSVLKL from the coding sequence ATGCTGTCCATCACCAGTGTGTTAATATCCACCTCCTGCATGAAACAAGGACTTGGGGTGGCTGAGAGGCTTATAGAAGCTTTGATTCAAACTTTGCAGGACACAAATGACCAGAAGTGTGGAGTTTTCTGTCGACCCATGAGAACAATTGCATGCGAGTGTCTACGAGAGTTTGAAGTTTGTTACCCGGGACTTCTTTCCCAAAAGTTGGACATCCTAAGCTCCCTCAGACAACATGAAAGTTCACCTCTGCACCAAAGCTTTTCACTTTTGTATTCTGTGGCTCTGAAAAATGCAGTACGCTGGCTGACCCTACAGAATAACATTGCAGACCGAGATTTAAAGGACATTTTGGTGAGAAATGAAGGTCTGGCCTGGAGTGCAACTGAAAGCATGCTGAATCTGCTCCCCATCACAACAGGGGATGTGATTCCAGTGCTTCCTTATGGTATGGAAATTAGGGAGCTGAAGTCTGTTATTTCATTGTTGTTAGAGGAGTCCTATCTTCTCACTCCTGTATGCCAGGCCTCCCTGCTACGGGAGTTGACCCAGGTGGTTGCCATGGTTCAGTCTCTGTCGCCGACAATTTTTAAGTCTCAGCTTTTGCGCCTGTTTGGGACAGTTGAGATTTCCCTTCTGCATGCGATGCTACAGATGAAAGGCACCTTCACAGACAGTCTGTTCACGGCTGAAGATGAGAACTTTCTTCTCAAACGCTTGGTAGGTATGGCTCAGCACCCTCTCCTGGCTGTGCCTCATAAACGTTTCTACATAGACTGTATTCTTCACTTCCCAGAGAACAGACCAATTTGTTCAAGTGGAGAGGAAAACTTGCCTGTGTTGGTGACGCCACAGATGACCACCTTGCTCTTTCCTACTGTTTTTAATGAAAGCCATACAATGTTATCCCGCTTCAATCTTCTTTGCCTTGTGTATCTGGAAGCTGGGAATGAAGAAGATAAAGGAGCAGGCTATATGTATGATCACCTGATGGCCCTTCAGGCAGTTGTTGAGCACCACAGCAGCAGAGAGATAGCAGTGACATTTTTTAGATCGGTGtacattttcttatattatttttacCAAAATGAGAAATATCCAGGAGACCTCATCCAGAGCCTGTGTCAGCTCTACCGAAAGCACTGTGACTTTGCTCCTCATTTTATCAACTTAGCTGAGTGTACCCAGAGGACCTTAGATGATTCCCCGTGGCCTACTGACCTCCTTCAAGCAGTCCAGATTTTAATTGTACAACTGCCTCAAGATCAACTCATCCAGTCAAACCTGACCTGGAATTTGAAAATGCTGAGCAGAATAGCCAATGAGAACCGAGTTTCACAAGGCAGCACCGTTCGCTTCTTGCTGAATCTCCTCTTAAATTCAGGACTGTGCACATCTGGGAATTGGCGGATAGGCAACAGTGTGCTTACTGTTTGCAGAAATGTATTACAGCATCCCAGCTTGGACCAGATCTTCATCGAGCTGGCCGACCTACTACAGTTTATGATGCTGCGTTTTGAAGATCTAGATGTTCAGGATCACGCCCGATTCTATTACACTCTGCTCACTAACCTTTCCAAAGACAAACTTGCCTCTATCTTGGCTAGTGGAGTGGGGGCAAGTCGGACCAAAGTCAGGTCATTGTCCTCCATAATGGCAGAAAGTGAAGAACTATCCAGCTCTTTGACTGTACATACAACCAGACACCCAGTGTTGCAGCTGATTAAAGTTTCAGCAGATGATGGAAGCAGGCGGCAACTTACTGACTGTGGAGAGCCAATGGAGGACACTCCTGATTGTGACCTTTTCAAAAGCTATTGTGATCAGTTTACGCACTTGTCTCCAGTGATTCTTTTGAACTACCATCTGACATTTGTAGGGGGTGTAGATCCTACCTTTGCCAAACTTTTCTGTATCTGTTTACATTTTGAGCTCACAGATGGCAATTACACACCTTGCAGTGAGATCACTGTCCCAAGCCTCTTCCAAGAAAGGAATCCCCACTTGATTGCTCTCACTTTAAAACCCATAAGGCCTTACCCCACCATGCTTAAAGTCAGTGCTGTATTTACTACAGAGGATGGACTCTCATGGCAAACCCAGCTCAATCCAATCTCTGTTGGTTTTTCCGAAGTCTTTCTACCACTTCCAGTTCCTCGTCAGTGGCCTCTACACAAAAAACTGCAACTCTTTGACCAGATGTGGTGCTTTCTGAGCTCGGAGAAATTGGAAGAGTCTGCCACTAGCAGGTTCTGCTTTGAAGCTGATGAACAGTCATTACAGCGCATGATTGATTTGCACTTGAGCATGTTTGCAATTTCTAAGCACCCAGAACCAGAGCCTTACAAAGTTCTTGTGTTTCTGCCTccaaaatttcacattttgttgcagatacagaggacagaagaCGCAGTCTGTGTCAGTATTGTGACAGACAGTTGGCAGCTCCTGCCTTTCATAAATGCGTACCTGGAAAACATCACATCTCCTAGCGGCTTGGATAGCAGTCTTTCTGTATTAAagctataa
- the ap5b1 gene encoding AP-5 complex subunit beta-1 isoform X1, with product MTNLDHSNWANRVADFFQSPSHFLLATSTDAFLADILHDIKDDKISEGAKVLLLSPLSEYPSLLCTSPHIAEQIASSLLDILTQTPHTPKTVNLKSHLMLSITSVLISTSCMKQGLGVAERLIEALIQTLQDTNDQKCGVFCRPMRTIACECLREFEVCYPGLLSQKLDILSSLRQHESSPLHQSFSLLYSVALKNAVRWLTLQNNIADRDLKDILVRNEGLAWSATESMLNLLPITTGDVIPVLPYGMEIRELKSVISLLLEESYLLTPVCQASLLRELTQVVAMVQSLSPTIFKSQLLRLFGTVEISLLHAMLQMKGTFTDSLFTAEDENFLLKRLVGMAQHPLLAVPHKRFYIDCILHFPENRPICSSGEENLPVLVTPQMTTLLFPTVFNESHTMLSRFNLLCLVYLEAGNEEDKGAGYMYDHLMALQAVVEHHSSREIAVTFFRSVYIFLYYFYQNEKYPGDLIQSLCQLYRKHCDFAPHFINLAECTQRTLDDSPWPTDLLQAVQILIVQLPQDQLIQSNLTWNLKMLSRIANENRVSQGSTVRFLLNLLLNSGLCTSGNWRIGNSVLTVCRNVLQHPSLDQIFIELADLLQFMMLRFEDLDVQDHARFYYTLLTNLSKDKLASILASGVGASRTKVRSLSSIMAESEELSSSLTVHTTRHPVLQLIKVSADDGSRRQLTDCGEPMEDTPDCDLFKSYCDQFTHLSPVILLNYHLTFVGGVDPTFAKLFCICLHFELTDGNYTPCSEITVPSLFQERNPHLIALTLKPIRPYPTMLKVSAVFTTEDGLSWQTQLNPISVGFSEVFLPLPVPRQWPLHKKLQLFDQMWCFLSSEKLEESATSRFCFEADEQSLQRMIDLHLSMFAISKHPEPEPYKVLVFLPPKFHILLQIQRTEDAVCVSIVTDSWQLLPFINAYLENITSPSGLDSSLSVLKL from the exons ATGACAAATCTGGACCATAGCAATTGGGCCAACAGGGTTGCTGATTTTTTTCAAAGCCCTAGCCATTTTCTCCTTGCCACATCTACAGATGCTTTTTTAGCGGACATTCTTCATGACATAAAGGATGACAAAATCAGCGAAGGTGCAAAG GTTCTATTGCTCAGCCCATTGTCGGAGTACCCATCTCTGTTGTGCACATCGCCACACATCGCAGAACAGATAGCATCTTCATTACTAGACATCCTGACTCAAACTCCACACACCCCTAAGACGGTGAATCTGAAGAGCCACCTCATGCTGTCCATCACCAGTGTGTTAATATCCACCTCCTGCATGAAACAAGGACTTGGGGTGGCTGAGAGGCTTATAGAAGCTTTGATTCAAACTTTGCAGGACACAAATGACCAGAAGTGTGGAGTTTTCTGTCGACCCATGAGAACAATTGCATGCGAGTGTCTACGAGAGTTTGAAGTTTGTTACCCGGGACTTCTTTCCCAAAAGTTGGACATCCTAAGCTCCCTCAGACAACATGAAAGTTCACCTCTGCACCAAAGCTTTTCACTTTTGTATTCTGTGGCTCTGAAAAATGCAGTACGCTGGCTGACCCTACAGAATAACATTGCAGACCGAGATTTAAAGGACATTTTGGTGAGAAATGAAGGTCTGGCCTGGAGTGCAACTGAAAGCATGCTGAATCTGCTCCCCATCACAACAGGGGATGTGATTCCAGTGCTTCCTTATGGTATGGAAATTAGGGAGCTGAAGTCTGTTATTTCATTGTTGTTAGAGGAGTCCTATCTTCTCACTCCTGTATGCCAGGCCTCCCTGCTACGGGAGTTGACCCAGGTGGTTGCCATGGTTCAGTCTCTGTCGCCGACAATTTTTAAGTCTCAGCTTTTGCGCCTGTTTGGGACAGTTGAGATTTCCCTTCTGCATGCGATGCTACAGATGAAAGGCACCTTCACAGACAGTCTGTTCACGGCTGAAGATGAGAACTTTCTTCTCAAACGCTTGGTAGGTATGGCTCAGCACCCTCTCCTGGCTGTGCCTCATAAACGTTTCTACATAGACTGTATTCTTCACTTCCCAGAGAACAGACCAATTTGTTCAAGTGGAGAGGAAAACTTGCCTGTGTTGGTGACGCCACAGATGACCACCTTGCTCTTTCCTACTGTTTTTAATGAAAGCCATACAATGTTATCCCGCTTCAATCTTCTTTGCCTTGTGTATCTGGAAGCTGGGAATGAAGAAGATAAAGGAGCAGGCTATATGTATGATCACCTGATGGCCCTTCAGGCAGTTGTTGAGCACCACAGCAGCAGAGAGATAGCAGTGACATTTTTTAGATCGGTGtacattttcttatattatttttacCAAAATGAGAAATATCCAGGAGACCTCATCCAGAGCCTGTGTCAGCTCTACCGAAAGCACTGTGACTTTGCTCCTCATTTTATCAACTTAGCTGAGTGTACCCAGAGGACCTTAGATGATTCCCCGTGGCCTACTGACCTCCTTCAAGCAGTCCAGATTTTAATTGTACAACTGCCTCAAGATCAACTCATCCAGTCAAACCTGACCTGGAATTTGAAAATGCTGAGCAGAATAGCCAATGAGAACCGAGTTTCACAAGGCAGCACCGTTCGCTTCTTGCTGAATCTCCTCTTAAATTCAGGACTGTGCACATCTGGGAATTGGCGGATAGGCAACAGTGTGCTTACTGTTTGCAGAAATGTATTACAGCATCCCAGCTTGGACCAGATCTTCATCGAGCTGGCCGACCTACTACAGTTTATGATGCTGCGTTTTGAAGATCTAGATGTTCAGGATCACGCCCGATTCTATTACACTCTGCTCACTAACCTTTCCAAAGACAAACTTGCCTCTATCTTGGCTAGTGGAGTGGGGGCAAGTCGGACCAAAGTCAGGTCATTGTCCTCCATAATGGCAGAAAGTGAAGAACTATCCAGCTCTTTGACTGTACATACAACCAGACACCCAGTGTTGCAGCTGATTAAAGTTTCAGCAGATGATGGAAGCAGGCGGCAACTTACTGACTGTGGAGAGCCAATGGAGGACACTCCTGATTGTGACCTTTTCAAAAGCTATTGTGATCAGTTTACGCACTTGTCTCCAGTGATTCTTTTGAACTACCATCTGACATTTGTAGGGGGTGTAGATCCTACCTTTGCCAAACTTTTCTGTATCTGTTTACATTTTGAGCTCACAGATGGCAATTACACACCTTGCAGTGAGATCACTGTCCCAAGCCTCTTCCAAGAAAGGAATCCCCACTTGATTGCTCTCACTTTAAAACCCATAAGGCCTTACCCCACCATGCTTAAAGTCAGTGCTGTATTTACTACAGAGGATGGACTCTCATGGCAAACCCAGCTCAATCCAATCTCTGTTGGTTTTTCCGAAGTCTTTCTACCACTTCCAGTTCCTCGTCAGTGGCCTCTACACAAAAAACTGCAACTCTTTGACCAGATGTGGTGCTTTCTGAGCTCGGAGAAATTGGAAGAGTCTGCCACTAGCAGGTTCTGCTTTGAAGCTGATGAACAGTCATTACAGCGCATGATTGATTTGCACTTGAGCATGTTTGCAATTTCTAAGCACCCAGAACCAGAGCCTTACAAAGTTCTTGTGTTTCTGCCTccaaaatttcacattttgttgcagatacagaggacagaagaCGCAGTCTGTGTCAGTATTGTGACAGACAGTTGGCAGCTCCTGCCTTTCATAAATGCGTACCTGGAAAACATCACATCTCCTAGCGGCTTGGATAGCAGTCTTTCTGTATTAAagctataa
- the c6h1orf50 gene encoding uncharacterized protein C1orf50 homolog isoform X2 codes for MDNLSMLHSSPEAVTLVENNANPSGLHLVNPQQTNRSGDPMDLVALAQQVQKADEFVRGNACNKLTVIAEQIRYLQEQARKVLEDAKRDGDLHHVACNFVKKPGNVYYVYMRESGQRYFSILSPKEWGSSCPHEFLGAYKLQMDMSWSPFEEIERRDAEISIIDKLLTQQSALPSCSEPNFHGLVD; via the exons ATGGACAACCTCTCCATGCTGCATAGTTCTCCGGAAGCAG TCACTTTGGTTGAGAACAATGCCAACCCTTCTGGCCTTCACTTAGTAAATCCACAGCAAACAAACAGAAGTGGAGATCCAATGGATTTGGTAGCATTAGCTCAGCAAGTACAGAAG GCAGATGAGTTTGTGAGAGGCAATGCATGCAATAAATTAACAGTTATAGCTGAGCAGATTCGATACTTACAAGAACAAGCCAGAAAG GTACTAGAAGATGCCAAAAGAGATGGTGACTTGCATCATGTAGCTTGTAATTTTGTGAAAAAGCCAGGGAATGTGTACTACGTATATATGCGTGAATCTGGACAAAGATATTTCTCTATTCTTTCAccaaaa GAGTGGGGTTCCAGCTGTCCTCATGAATTCCTTGGAGCTTACAAACTTCAGATGGACATGTCTTGGTCACCTTTTGAGGAAATAGAGAGAAGAGATGCAGAGATTAGCATCATTGACAAACTGCTGACCCAGCAATCCGCTCTGCCAAGCTGCTCGGAGCCCAATTTTCACGGCCTTGTTGACTGA
- the c6h1orf50 gene encoding uncharacterized protein C1orf50 homolog isoform X3 — protein MDGTLTVPKSLPATTTVTLVENNANPSGLHLVNPQQTNRSGDPMDLVALAQQVQKADEFVRGNACNKLTVIAEQIRYLQEQARKVLEDAKRDGDLHHVACNFVKKPGNVYYVYMRESGQRYFSILSPKAGSWGSWSLSQQESDARQKQSLCRVPVHRRLNTHTIGTL, from the exons ATGGATGGCACGCTTACAGTGCCTAAGTCTTTGCCTGCAACGACCACCG TCACTTTGGTTGAGAACAATGCCAACCCTTCTGGCCTTCACTTAGTAAATCCACAGCAAACAAACAGAAGTGGAGATCCAATGGATTTGGTAGCATTAGCTCAGCAAGTACAGAAG GCAGATGAGTTTGTGAGAGGCAATGCATGCAATAAATTAACAGTTATAGCTGAGCAGATTCGATACTTACAAGAACAAGCCAGAAAG GTACTAGAAGATGCCAAAAGAGATGGTGACTTGCATCATGTAGCTTGTAATTTTGTGAAAAAGCCAGGGAATGTGTACTACGTATATATGCGTGAATCTGGACAAAGATATTTCTCTATTCTTTCAccaaaa gcagggtcatggggcagctggagcctatcccagcaggaaTCGGATGCACGACAGAAACAATCTCtgtgcagggtgccagtccatcgcaggctgAACACGCACACAATAGGGACACTTTAA
- the c6h1orf50 gene encoding uncharacterized protein C1orf50 homolog isoform X1: protein MDGTLTVPKSLPATTTVTLVENNANPSGLHLVNPQQTNRSGDPMDLVALAQQVQKADEFVRGNACNKLTVIAEQIRYLQEQARKVLEDAKRDGDLHHVACNFVKKPGNVYYVYMRESGQRYFSILSPKEWGSSCPHEFLGAYKLQMDMSWSPFEEIERRDAEISIIDKLLTQQSALPSCSEPNFHGLVD, encoded by the exons ATGGATGGCACGCTTACAGTGCCTAAGTCTTTGCCTGCAACGACCACCG TCACTTTGGTTGAGAACAATGCCAACCCTTCTGGCCTTCACTTAGTAAATCCACAGCAAACAAACAGAAGTGGAGATCCAATGGATTTGGTAGCATTAGCTCAGCAAGTACAGAAG GCAGATGAGTTTGTGAGAGGCAATGCATGCAATAAATTAACAGTTATAGCTGAGCAGATTCGATACTTACAAGAACAAGCCAGAAAG GTACTAGAAGATGCCAAAAGAGATGGTGACTTGCATCATGTAGCTTGTAATTTTGTGAAAAAGCCAGGGAATGTGTACTACGTATATATGCGTGAATCTGGACAAAGATATTTCTCTATTCTTTCAccaaaa GAGTGGGGTTCCAGCTGTCCTCATGAATTCCTTGGAGCTTACAAACTTCAGATGGACATGTCTTGGTCACCTTTTGAGGAAATAGAGAGAAGAGATGCAGAGATTAGCATCATTGACAAACTGCTGACCCAGCAATCCGCTCTGCCAAGCTGCTCGGAGCCCAATTTTCACGGCCTTGTTGACTGA